The genome window GACCCCTCTCCCAGTGACATGTGGTCCCAGATATGGCACCTAAGAAAGGGCCCACCTGTCTGCTTTATCTAACCACCTCCCCAACCCCACGCGTCAAATAGCGCCGCGCGGCTTAAATTAAATtcagaagggaaaaaaaagagagcccACCAATTCAACTACCCCTAGCTactgccgccgccgtcgacgaAGAGCTAGCTCcggcgccatggccgccgccgtcgcgggCCGCCGTCGCGAGGAGCGCCTCCTCGTGGCGCTCATCCTCCTGGCCCTGGTCGTGTCTGGGCACTGTCTGGACGCGGGCCGCCGCGGGCTGAAGCGGCGCCGCCGGAAGCACGAGATCCACTCACCGATCAagacggtggtggtggtggtgatggagaACCGCAGCTTCGACCACATCCTCGGCTGGCTCCGCCGCACCCGCCCCGACATCGATGGCCTCACCGGCAAGGAGTCCAACCGCCTCAACGCCTCCGACCCCTCATCCCCGGAGATCTTCGTCACCGACGAGGCCGGGTACGTCGACTCCGACCCGGGACACGGCTTCGAGGACATCCGTGAGCAGATCTTCGGCTCCGCGGACACCTCCGCCGTGCCGCCCCCCATGTCCGGCTTTGCCCAGAACGCCCGCGGCATGGGACTCGGCATGCCACAGAACGTCATGAGCGGATTCAAGCCTGACTCCGTCCCCGTGTACACCGCCCTCGCCGACGAGTTCGCCGTCTTCGACCGCTGGTTCGCCTCCGTGCCCACCTCCACGCAGCCCAACCGCCTGTTCGTTCACTCCGCGACCTCCCATGGCCTCACTTTCAACGCCCGCAAGGACCTTATCAATGGCTTCCCGCAAAAGACCATCTTTGACAGCCTCGAGGAGAACGGCTTGTCCTTTGGCATCTACTACCAGAACATCCCGGCCACGCTCTTCTACCAGAGCCTTCGCCGGCTCAAGCACCTCGTCAAGTTCCACCAGTACAGCCTCAAGTTCAAGCTGCACGCCAAGTGGGGTAAGCTGCCCAATTACGCCGTGATTGAGCAGAGGTACTTCGACTGCGAATTGTTTCCCGCGAACGATGACCATCCTTCGCATGATGTGGCAAGGGGGCAGAGGTTCGTCAAGGAGGTGTACGAGACACTGAGGGCCAGTCCGCAGTGGAATGAGATGGCCATAATTATCACATATGATGAGCATGGTGGATTCTATGACCATGTCCCTACGCCGGTTGTCGGAGTGCCCCAGCCTGATGGGATTGTTGGGCCTGATCCGTACTACTTCAAGTTTGATCGGCTTGGGGTGCGTGTGCCCACGTTCGTCATCTCGCCCTGGATTGAGAAGGGCACTGGTGAGTAGTTCTGGTGTTGAATTCCAAATTTTAATGTCTATAAGCATGGTCTATTGAGAAACACAGGTTCAAaagaatttctaaaaatttatgtCTGGAAGTAGGGACTATAGATTAACTTTAGTTCGAGGAAGGAACTAATTTGCAAAGGTTAGCATATGCTTTATTTTGGTAGGAAAAATAATTCAAAGATGTTTATACGATCGGATTCTTATTTTAATGTTTTAAGGACAATTCCCCTTTCAATTAGCACAGAATCATTTGTTTGATGTAGTAGCATGTGGTAATTTTCCTGCTACTAGTGGAACATGTTGATGATCTAATGGGATATGCCTTCATGCTTCTAGACTCGATATATGTGTGGCAACTTGGCAAGTAACATCGCAAAAATGTTTTATGAACAAAATCCAGTATTTCTACATCAACTCACTTGTTATGGTGCAAACATTTGATGTCTGGTAAGTAGCAGTCCATGAGAACAGTTTGTCAGATAACTAGTATTTGTACAATCTTTCACATCAAGAGGTGGGAGCTGCTTGTTTTGTTATCCTGAATCTCTGATGCCATCACTGTATCCTACTTATCCTTAGATTGAAGTTAGTAAAACTAGGAACCTGAACCATTTACTGAACCTTTTCACCTAGAAATTATGCTTCTGTATATTGGAAGAAAATAATGAACTGTGCGTTTGCAACTGCACAAATATATACTCGTGTTCTATTTTGTTTATCTTGCAGTATTAATGACCTTACTTGTCATTTGTGCAGTGATCCATGAACCAAACGGTCCACAGGAAACCTCACAATATGAGCATTCGTCCATTCCTGCAACAGTAAAGAAGCTCTTTAATTTACATTCTAACTTCCTGACAAAGAGGGATGCATGGGCTGGGACATTTGAGAACTACTTCAAGATCCGGAAGACACCAAGAACTGATTGTCCAGGTATGTAGTTATGGGACCTTTGATAAACTGATGTTATTCCAATAACAGATACAGTTATGACATA of Phragmites australis chromosome 3, lpPhrAust1.1, whole genome shotgun sequence contains these proteins:
- the LOC133913690 gene encoding non-specific phospholipase C1-like; this translates as MAAAVAGRRREERLLVALILLALVVSGHCLDAGRRGLKRRRRKHEIHSPIKTVVVVVMENRSFDHILGWLRRTRPDIDGLTGKESNRLNASDPSSPEIFVTDEAGYVDSDPGHGFEDIREQIFGSADTSAVPPPMSGFAQNARGMGLGMPQNVMSGFKPDSVPVYTALADEFAVFDRWFASVPTSTQPNRLFVHSATSHGLTFNARKDLINGFPQKTIFDSLEENGLSFGIYYQNIPATLFYQSLRRLKHLVKFHQYSLKFKLHAKWGKLPNYAVIEQRYFDCELFPANDDHPSHDVARGQRFVKEVYETLRASPQWNEMAIIITYDEHGGFYDHVPTPVVGVPQPDGIVGPDPYYFKFDRLGVRVPTFVISPWIEKGTVIHEPNGPQETSQYEHSSIPATVKKLFNLHSNFLTKRDAWAGTFENYFKIRKTPRTDCPEKLPEVTKSLRPFGPKEDSSLSEFQVELIQLASQLNGDHVLNTYPDIGRTMTVGEANRYAEDAVARFLEAGRIALRAGANESALVTMRPALTSRASMPSDLSSEL